A single region of the Mechercharimyces sp. CAU 1602 genome encodes:
- a CDS encoding bifunctional riboflavin kinase/FAD synthetase produces the protein MNIWRSQKKFFGMGKVKAMETIRLSYPLTLVETIPPVALAIGFFDGVHKGHQAVVREGQRLAAELGVQSAVMTFDPHPREVLGREKHQGRLTPLDEKLKQLEQLGVDRVYVMTFDLSLANLSREGFVKEILIPLQVRGVSVGFNFTFGRHAAGKAADLIHLGEHHFVTRVQQPIQSGGITLSSTRLRQALAEGDMAVAEAILGRSYSFTGTVVSGDQRGRTIGFPTANLSLTDTYWVPRLGVYVVEVMHKGEKVQGMMNIGMRPTFKDVIPKQTLEVHLFDFEGDLYGETLEVHVLHFLREEKRFPSVDHLVSQLQTDERQARAWLREK, from the coding sequence ATGAACATATGGCGAAGCCAGAAAAAGTTTTTCGGGATGGGTAAGGTGAAAGCGATGGAAACGATTCGACTCTCATATCCACTCACATTGGTTGAGACGATCCCTCCCGTCGCGCTAGCGATTGGTTTTTTTGACGGGGTTCACAAAGGGCATCAAGCCGTGGTAAGGGAGGGTCAACGATTGGCAGCTGAGCTTGGAGTGCAGTCTGCTGTTATGACGTTTGACCCACATCCACGTGAAGTGCTGGGGAGAGAAAAGCATCAAGGGCGATTAACACCGCTTGACGAGAAGTTGAAACAACTTGAACAGTTGGGTGTAGATCGCGTCTATGTCATGACATTTGATCTATCTTTGGCCAACTTGTCACGTGAAGGTTTTGTAAAAGAGATACTGATCCCCCTTCAAGTGCGGGGAGTATCCGTTGGTTTTAATTTTACATTTGGTCGTCATGCGGCAGGTAAGGCAGCTGATCTCATTCACCTAGGAGAACATCATTTCGTCACACGTGTGCAACAGCCGATTCAATCGGGGGGCATTACTCTTAGTAGTACGCGTTTGCGTCAAGCATTGGCAGAAGGAGATATGGCAGTTGCTGAAGCGATCTTAGGTCGTTCTTATTCATTTACTGGCACAGTTGTGTCAGGAGATCAACGGGGACGCACGATCGGTTTTCCGACCGCCAATCTTTCACTGACAGACACATATTGGGTGCCACGCTTAGGTGTATACGTTGTGGAAGTGATGCATAAAGGGGAAAAAGTCCAGGGAATGATGAATATTGGCATGCGTCCTACCTTTAAAGATGTTATCCCAAAGCAAACCCTCGAAGTTCACTTATTTGATTTTGAAGGTGATTTATACGGTGAAACATTAGAAGTTCATGTTCTTCACTTTCTGCGGGAGGAGAAACGATTTCCGTCTGTTGATCATTTGGTTTCACAACTGCAAACAGATGAACGACAGGCACGGGCGTGGCTCCGTGAAAAATAA
- the truB gene encoding tRNA pseudouridine(55) synthase TruB — protein sequence MKHGVIPVIKPSGMTSHDVVAVVRRLAGQKRVGHTGTLDPDVVGILPICLGQATRIVEYIQDLPKRYRGTLVIGKATDTQDASGEVIAEQKVPPLAAAQIEELFHHFTGEIEQIPPMYSAVKVNGKRLYELARAGEEVERKPRKATIYELTMHGLEQGSEQCIIHFDVLCSRGTYVRTLCVDMGAHLGYPAHMSHLERVESGPLRIEDGITLAQLEEVAVAGEWADVLLSPDQLLGHFPSLIVAEADQMDVLNGLSLFSDDPMDTYHPLYRVYSENGNFCGIYRWIDEHMAKPEKVFRDG from the coding sequence ATGAAACATGGCGTAATTCCAGTGATTAAACCTAGTGGGATGACCTCGCACGATGTGGTGGCTGTGGTAAGAAGATTGGCTGGACAGAAGCGAGTCGGTCACACGGGTACACTTGATCCTGATGTGGTAGGGATCTTACCAATTTGTCTAGGACAAGCTACACGTATTGTGGAGTACATTCAGGATTTGCCGAAACGATATCGCGGAACGTTGGTGATTGGAAAGGCGACTGATACGCAAGACGCTTCCGGTGAAGTGATTGCAGAGCAAAAGGTGCCTCCACTGGCAGCTGCTCAAATCGAAGAGCTGTTTCATCATTTTACAGGGGAGATTGAACAGATTCCCCCGATGTATTCTGCGGTGAAAGTAAATGGTAAACGATTATATGAATTGGCTCGTGCGGGTGAGGAAGTGGAACGCAAACCACGTAAAGCTACTATATACGAATTAACCATGCATGGATTAGAGCAAGGATCGGAGCAATGCATCATTCACTTTGATGTACTGTGCTCACGGGGAACCTATGTACGTACGCTCTGCGTAGATATGGGTGCACATTTAGGCTATCCAGCTCATATGTCCCACTTAGAGAGAGTGGAAAGTGGACCGTTACGGATCGAAGATGGGATTACATTAGCCCAGCTGGAAGAAGTGGCAGTCGCTGGTGAGTGGGCGGATGTATTGCTCTCACCCGATCAATTGCTAGGCCACTTTCCTAGCTTGATCGTAGCGGAAGCCGATCAGATGGATGTGCTAAACGGCCTCTCTTTGTTCTCAGATGATCCAATGGACACATACCATCCATTGTATCGCGTTTATAGTGAGAATGGCAACTTTTGTGGGATCTATCGCTGGATAGATGAACATATGGCGAAGCCAGAAAAAGTTTTTCGGGATGGGTAA
- a CDS encoding bifunctional oligoribonuclease/PAP phosphatase NrnA encodes MEPLSAATRFLNEANRFLVISHVDPDGDAIGSTLAVGEVLQQLGKEVQMVNESVLPRKFRFLAGSERIGSPEEVDIERFSHVITVDAADIRRIGSLHTALAPDTAILNIDHHGTNDHFGTMNWVVADAAATTQVLYEWIENLPVSWTPSLATSVYTGLFTDTGGFRYSNTSEDVMQIAAKLLAHGAPAHQVAEEVMETVSRSHLHLLQQALSSLSFAHNDQIAWMVLSGEWVHEQKDEVEGIVNYARNVEGVEVGILFREVKSQVWKVSLRSREHVDVSRVATSFDGGGHARAAGCTVIGSEKEVTMRVVSLVKELLAGEEIV; translated from the coding sequence GTGGAACCCTTGTCAGCGGCTACTCGTTTTCTCAACGAAGCAAATCGCTTCCTGGTTATTTCTCATGTGGATCCTGACGGTGATGCAATTGGCTCCACCTTAGCTGTGGGAGAAGTGTTACAGCAGTTGGGTAAAGAGGTGCAGATGGTAAACGAATCTGTCCTCCCCCGTAAATTTCGCTTTCTCGCTGGTAGTGAACGGATTGGAAGCCCTGAAGAGGTTGACATCGAGCGATTTTCACATGTAATTACGGTAGATGCAGCAGATATACGTCGCATCGGATCGTTGCATACAGCTTTAGCACCCGATACGGCCATTTTGAATATTGATCATCATGGGACAAACGATCACTTTGGTACAATGAATTGGGTGGTCGCTGATGCTGCGGCTACAACCCAAGTGTTATATGAATGGATTGAGAACTTGCCCGTATCATGGACCCCTTCACTGGCAACGTCCGTATATACGGGCTTGTTCACAGATACAGGTGGGTTTCGTTATTCCAACACATCCGAAGATGTGATGCAAATCGCAGCCAAATTGTTAGCGCACGGGGCTCCTGCGCATCAAGTTGCAGAAGAAGTTATGGAAACTGTTTCTCGTTCTCATCTTCATTTGTTACAGCAAGCACTTTCTTCGCTTTCGTTTGCTCATAACGATCAGATCGCCTGGATGGTTCTTTCTGGTGAGTGGGTACATGAGCAAAAAGATGAAGTGGAAGGAATTGTTAATTATGCTCGCAATGTAGAAGGTGTAGAGGTGGGGATTCTGTTTCGAGAAGTGAAGAGCCAGGTATGGAAAGTAAGTTTACGTTCACGAGAGCATGTAGACGTTAGTCGTGTTGCTACTTCTTTTGATGGGGGTGGGCACGCCCGTGCGGCAGGATGTACGGTGATAGGCAGCGAAAAAGAAGTTACTATGCGTGTGGTTTCGCTCGTGAAAGAGTTATTGGCGGGTGAGGAGATAGTATGA
- the rbfA gene encoding 30S ribosome-binding factor RbfA, which translates to MARIRVSRVGEQVKKELSQLLQQELKDPRIGFVTVTAVEMSGDLQQAKVFISVLGSDEQKEATLAGLSRAKGFLRSEIGRRIHMKHTPELLFKFDESVEYGQHIEKLLGEMNGGSHKEE; encoded by the coding sequence ATGGCGCGCATCCGTGTGAGTCGAGTTGGCGAACAGGTAAAGAAAGAGTTGAGTCAGTTACTACAGCAGGAATTAAAAGATCCACGTATTGGGTTTGTTACCGTAACAGCAGTGGAGATGAGTGGTGATCTCCAACAGGCGAAAGTGTTTATTAGTGTGCTCGGTTCCGATGAACAAAAAGAAGCGACTTTAGCTGGTTTGTCCCGAGCTAAAGGGTTTTTGCGCAGTGAGATCGGAAGACGCATTCATATGAAGCATACACCAGAGCTACTTTTCAAGTTTGATGAATCGGTTGAGTATGGTCAGCATATTGAGAAACTATTGGGAGAAATGAATGGTGGATCCCACAAAGAAGAGTAG
- a CDS encoding DUF503 domain-containing protein codes for MIVGTAEVTCRVPSSTSLKEKRSVIKSGLQRIQHRFNLSVAEVGHQDHRQLALLALAGVASNKKIVEHQIQQALRLLEEKEGLEILDTVVTLL; via the coding sequence TTGATTGTTGGCACGGCAGAAGTTACCTGTCGGGTTCCTAGCTCCACTTCACTAAAAGAGAAGCGTAGTGTGATTAAAAGTGGATTACAGCGTATTCAACATCGCTTTAACTTATCGGTGGCCGAAGTGGGGCATCAGGACCACCGCCAGCTCGCCTTGTTGGCACTGGCTGGGGTGGCGAGCAATAAAAAAATTGTGGAACATCAGATACAGCAAGCGCTTCGATTACTCGAAGAAAAAGAAGGTTTAGAAATACTGGATACGGTCGTTACACTTTTGTAA